The genome window TCCTGTTCAGCCTGAAGCTCAGCATCATCTTTCTGACATTGCTGGATTAAACTAAATGATGTTTTTCACCTAGATGTTTGTAAACAAGCAGTTTTAACTAACTGAACATTTTATGGAACAATGAATTTTGTTGTGCAGTGCTTTAAAGCTGATCTCTCGGTTTATTCTTCTTTTgtcctttcactctctctcgtGTCTCTCTCGCTCATCTCTCTTGCtcgtctctctcactcatctctcttgttctctcgtGTGCTCACTcgtctctctcatctctcttgctcttgtctctctctctcgtctgtGCTCTCTCTCACGTCTCTCTCGCTCATCTCTCTCATGTGTCTCTCGTTCTCTCGTGTTCACTcgtctctctcatctctcttgctcttgtgtctctctctctaggttTGGATCaacacatcagacatcatccTCATAGGCTTGAGAGATTATCAGGTGATTACCTTACTGATGTTACACACACGTTCCTCAGATGGATATTCCTCATTACACATGTGCTGCAAATACAACACACAGATTGTCATGTGATGCACATGTTCTGGCCAAACACTGGAAACTGTCCACCAGACGGTCTTGCCTTGGTAAATTACCCATAATCCTCCATATTATTGCGATTTCCACTGCCAGCTGAGCCGTGATTACAGCGTCACTCTCTTCttgcttctgtttattttttcccaaaATATTTCAGTCCTAAGTGTACTTACACTTAGAAAGCATGAACATAGTTGTAGCTTGAAATGTGATGTCTGTTCAGACATTTCTACTACCTAGTAGTAAGATTAGTGTTCTAATTAACCTAGTTTAAATCCAGGGTGTATCGGTTTTCTGATTATTAGACGACGTGTGTATATAAACATCACCAAACACACTGTCGCTGATTCAGTGAGTGTTTATTTTAGGACACGAAGGCAGACGTTATTCTGAAGTACAACGCTGATGAGGCTCGGAGTCTGAAGGCGTATGGAGAGCTTCCAGAGCACGGTATCTGTCTTCCTGGAATTCACCTCCATCTCGCGGACCTGCTGATTCAAAGCTTTGTCATTAACATCCTTTCCCCCTCTTTTCCGCAGCCAAAATCAACGAGACGGACACGTTCGGACCCGGAGACGACGACGAAATTCAGTTTGACGATATCGGAGATGACGACGAGGACATCGATGATGTAAGTGTTgatgcttaaaaataaaacgcTAGTGCTCACAGCAGTCCAAATCCCGCTGATGCCATGCTGTCTGTGTGGGTGGGGCCtactcctgtcaatcacagagataagtgtgtgtatgcagaagagggtggatagtgcttttaacagtgtGTTGCTCCGCCCCCTGTGGTGACATAGTGCAAGCAGCAGTTAGAGTCTAATCTAATGTCTAATCAGCCTGGTTTCTAGTTCCTCTGGTATCGTGTTGTGTATTGAATTTGACCTGTATTGCTGTAGATCTAACACGGAGCTGCTGCTAAGGAGGAAGTGGACTCTGGTCCGTCGGCGGAGACGGGAAGCCTAGAGTCACGGACCCTGCGGATCGGATTTAGGGCTTTCGTCACTAACTAAACGACTGCATCACAATTCACTATACATTGTtagtttttaatgtatttataataatttcacaCCAAGTGGAATTTAGTTGAAGAATCTCTGGATTCGCAATAAAAACGAACAATTTTATGTTTTCGTCTTGCAGTCTGTAATTCTTGTAGCGTCCAAATTGTCAAGAGAAATGTTTGTGAGAAGATTAACTGCCTTTAAtttgcatgtctgtctgtttctttcattctttaagTAGCTGTTAAACAGGCCGCTGGACACATGGAGTCCGTCTCTGGGAACACAGGAacgtgggttttttttcctctgatatatattttttttatttgtgaatgtgttttGAAACAGcaagtcagattttttttaaaaattaaataaagagctgctgcattaaaataaattgatcTAATCCATTGGCACTGGAGATGCACCGATGCTTTTCTCTTCCCGGCTTGATTcggatttcacacacacacaaatctccgCATGTCTCGTTATTCCTGTGCAACCTCAAGCTTCCGTGCTTCCTTTCCGATCCAACGAGAAAACGGCGACGTCTCTATCGGTGCATGTCTAGTTCAAACCCGAGTCCATTTTCTTATCATGAAGTGAAGGTCTAATGTTTTCTTTCTATAATTAAAGGAAATCCAGTTAAAGCTCAGAATATTTTTGTATACAAGAATTCAAGTGAAATGTTATCAGGTCATTTTTCATGGATTGTGTCCTTCGTAAAAAAGCAggctgtttgttcatttgtggaTTTACGTTACGTCGTTAACGGCAGGACGGCGTCATGGGGGGAAAATCGatggctttctctttctctgctgcTTTTGATCCAAAATGAAtgattttgaaatgaaataaaataaaatgacgaTACTAAGTGAAATGAATTTTGCAGTTTTCTCGTtctgtttctcattttctcttccttcttccAGCGCATGGTGTTGCGTTTTTTTAAACTCTGCTCCTTTCGTACCTTTA of Hemibagrus wyckioides isolate EC202008001 linkage group LG23, SWU_Hwy_1.0, whole genome shotgun sequence contains these proteins:
- the eif1axb gene encoding eukaryotic translation initiation factor 1A X-linked b, producing the protein MPKNKGKGGKNRRRGKNENESEKRELVFKEDGQEYAQVIKMLGNGRLEAMCFDGVKRLCHIRGKLRKKVWINTSDIILIGLRDYQDTKADVILKYNADEARSLKAYGELPEHAKINETDTFGPGDDDEIQFDDIGDDDEDIDDI